From the Haloarcula sp. H-GB4 genome, one window contains:
- a CDS encoding agmatinase family protein, whose translation MTNRNGDDIYGEKHKEANEPIFSGIPTFLKLPEVERDALDEEDVDIGILGAPLDTATTIRPGTRYGPRAVRAASTVPSPPYEHFNIETGVDPFDTFSVADTGDAAVSPGDTRESQLNIEDAVYEISEQATPIVIGGDHSISYPDIKGWAEANGYDDIGLIHFDCHADTGDEGLTGFEYDHGAWVKRVFDDDLMAGENYTLIGPRGFWPGPDTYEEMREADMKWYTSMDVGGMDLDDIVADAVQRATDGTDAVWVSFDVDVMEPAYAPGTGEPEPGGLVPREAIYMVREVVKALDPEDFGFDVVEVSPAYDTSDSSSYNGGVTSGLANRLIIEVMGSMALAEKGLESGDPIKPKEPLGPTEEAETPADD comes from the coding sequence ATGACTAACCGAAACGGCGACGACATCTACGGCGAAAAGCACAAAGAAGCGAACGAACCCATTTTCAGCGGCATCCCGACGTTCCTCAAACTCCCAGAAGTCGAACGCGACGCGCTCGATGAAGAGGATGTCGACATCGGTATTCTCGGTGCACCGCTGGACACGGCGACGACTATCCGTCCGGGCACCCGCTACGGCCCGCGTGCAGTCCGGGCCGCCTCGACGGTCCCCTCGCCCCCCTACGAGCATTTCAACATCGAGACCGGCGTCGACCCCTTCGACACATTTAGTGTGGCCGACACCGGCGATGCAGCCGTCTCTCCCGGGGACACCCGTGAGAGCCAACTGAACATCGAGGACGCGGTCTACGAAATCAGCGAGCAGGCCACGCCCATTGTCATCGGCGGCGACCACTCTATTTCCTACCCGGACATCAAGGGCTGGGCCGAAGCGAACGGCTACGACGACATCGGCCTCATCCACTTCGACTGTCACGCGGACACGGGCGACGAGGGCCTTACCGGCTTCGAGTACGACCACGGGGCGTGGGTCAAGCGCGTCTTCGACGACGACCTCATGGCCGGAGAGAACTACACGCTCATCGGTCCGCGTGGGTTCTGGCCCGGTCCGGACACCTATGAGGAGATGCGAGAGGCAGATATGAAGTGGTACACCTCCATGGATGTCGGCGGGATGGACCTCGACGATATCGTCGCCGACGCGGTCCAGCGAGCTACTGACGGGACCGACGCAGTGTGGGTCTCTTTCGACGTGGACGTGATGGAGCCGGCCTACGCACCCGGCACCGGCGAACCCGAACCCGGCGGCCTCGTTCCGCGGGAAGCCATCTACATGGTCCGCGAGGTTGTGAAGGCCCTCGACCCAGAGGACTTCGGCTTCGACGTGGTCGAAGTCTCCCCGGCCTACGACACCAGCGACAGTAGTTCCTACAACGGGGGCGTCACCAGCGGGCTGGCCAACCGTCTCATCATCGAGGTCATGGGGAGCATGGCACTCGCAGAAAAGGGACTGGAATCGGGGGACCCGATCAAGCCCAAGGAACCGCTCGGTCCCACGGAGGAAGCCGAGACGCCTGCCGACGACTGA
- a CDS encoding SDR family NAD(P)-dependent oxidoreductase, protein MTGSAKRVGREMLLELAAAGADVAVHYRTSEEAAAETAADARAHGVEATTVQGDVTEPEAVDSLFSDCESELGDVDILVNAVGPLPQGRWDELSLDEWKTAVEGCLYSTYLCSQRALPPMRSAGWGRIVNFGVADARDDRAVPMNFPYFAAKKAVLQFTRTLAYDTQDDGITVNTVSPFAVENTVVDVSEFPRGRAATFEDVAAPILFFCSDAADYISGQNVAIDGGRLQEA, encoded by the coding sequence GTGACAGGGTCTGCGAAGCGTGTCGGCCGAGAGATGCTCCTCGAGTTGGCAGCTGCCGGTGCCGATGTCGCCGTACATTACCGGACGAGCGAAGAAGCGGCGGCGGAGACAGCAGCCGACGCACGGGCCCACGGTGTGGAGGCAACAACCGTACAGGGCGACGTAACGGAACCCGAAGCCGTTGATTCGCTGTTCTCGGACTGTGAATCGGAACTTGGCGATGTCGATATCTTGGTCAACGCAGTCGGTCCGCTCCCACAGGGGCGGTGGGACGAGTTGTCCCTCGACGAGTGGAAAACCGCTGTGGAAGGGTGTCTGTATTCGACGTACCTCTGCTCGCAGCGCGCGCTCCCGCCGATGCGGTCAGCCGGCTGGGGGCGGATTGTCAACTTCGGCGTGGCGGATGCGCGAGATGATAGAGCAGTCCCGATGAACTTCCCGTACTTCGCAGCGAAGAAGGCTGTCCTGCAGTTTACGCGAACCCTGGCGTATGATACGCAGGACGATGGGATTACGGTCAACACCGTGTCGCCCTTTGCGGTCGAAAACACTGTCGTGGACGTCTCAGAGTTCCCGCGTGGGCGGGCAGCCACATTCGAGGACGTTGCGGCACCGATTCTGTTTTTCTGTAGTGATGCGGCTGACTACATTTCCGGCCAGAATGTGGCCATCGACGGTGGTCGGCTACAGGAAGCGTGA
- a CDS encoding PQQ-dependent sugar dehydrogenase, translating into MDRRTFLAASGLTVAGALTGCSAPSDDQQGGGDTVTDSGQTDDAATAVTVETVADGLESPWSITPLSDDSQLLVTERVGRVVLVDPADGTVTPISNAPSVYASGQGGMLDAALHPDFPDPAWVYLTYSKANDSGESATHLGRGRLNVADAKFETFEQLHVAEPFVDSDGHFGSRVVFGPDGLVYMTVGDRQFKDFGPDHVAQDRTNELGTTLRLTPSGGIPDSNPFTDDPNAVASIFSYGHRNAQGMTVHPDTGAIWQAEFGEQDGDEINIVERGANYGWPVADEGCTYGSGDPIGVSHAERDDVIAPVYSWECGSGGFPPSGATFYTGDAFSEWTGDLLVGGLASQYLARFTVDGRTVEEATPLLADRGWRIRDVVIESGSGHILAVVDAPNAPIVRLRPA; encoded by the coding sequence ATGGACAGACGGACCTTCCTCGCTGCGAGCGGGCTCACGGTTGCGGGGGCACTGACTGGCTGTAGTGCTCCCAGTGACGACCAGCAAGGGGGCGGCGATACAGTGACGGATTCCGGACAGACCGACGATGCAGCGACGGCTGTGACTGTCGAGACCGTCGCCGACGGGCTCGAATCGCCGTGGAGCATCACGCCGCTGTCTGATGACTCGCAATTGCTGGTCACAGAGCGCGTCGGCCGCGTGGTGCTGGTTGATCCAGCCGACGGCACAGTCACACCGATCAGTAATGCACCGTCGGTGTACGCGAGCGGACAGGGCGGGATGCTCGATGCGGCGCTCCATCCCGATTTTCCGGACCCGGCGTGGGTGTATCTGACATATTCGAAGGCTAACGACAGCGGTGAGTCGGCCACACATCTGGGCCGTGGTCGCCTGAACGTGGCTGACGCGAAGTTCGAAACGTTTGAACAACTACACGTCGCCGAGCCGTTTGTCGACTCCGACGGCCATTTCGGGTCCCGCGTCGTGTTCGGCCCTGACGGACTGGTGTACATGACTGTGGGCGACAGGCAGTTCAAGGACTTCGGGCCCGACCACGTCGCACAGGACCGGACGAACGAACTCGGGACCACACTTCGATTGACGCCCTCAGGCGGGATTCCCGATTCGAACCCGTTCACTGACGACCCGAACGCGGTCGCGTCGATATTCAGCTACGGCCACCGCAACGCACAGGGAATGACCGTCCACCCCGACACCGGTGCAATCTGGCAGGCTGAGTTCGGTGAACAGGACGGCGACGAAATCAACATCGTCGAACGGGGCGCGAACTACGGCTGGCCGGTCGCCGACGAGGGCTGTACCTACGGCAGCGGCGACCCGATCGGCGTCAGCCACGCGGAGCGTGACGATGTCATTGCACCGGTGTATTCGTGGGAGTGTGGTTCGGGAGGGTTCCCGCCCAGCGGCGCGACTTTCTACACCGGCGATGCCTTTTCCGAGTGGACCGGTGATTTGCTCGTCGGCGGGCTAGCCTCGCAGTACCTCGCCCGGTTCACCGTCGACGGGCGAACGGTTGAGGAGGCGACGCCTCTCCTTGCCGACCGAGGGTGGCGAATCCGCGATGTCGTGATTGAATCCGGGAGCGGCCATATCCTTGCTGTTGTTGACGCGCCGAATGCACCGATTGTCCGACTCCGGCCCGCCTGA
- a CDS encoding ribonuclease HI family protein, with the protein MDRQDQPAGDRERLPAETLSPLATRVDELLALYRYELTPAIDAINAAVAGYGGLFDPETTADEIRTAIEEVLESSPPPRQQAAAAVAASQVVLYVDGSAHSNGPAGAGAVIQADGTPIARLGRPVGSRTNNNVAEYAALHLGLQALAARCDPESVEIRIDSMTVINHIWGDSESTVKATPYSTAITDHLSALTAHEWTHLADSDPNPADAQATVGADIAALGPG; encoded by the coding sequence ATGGACCGTCAGGATCAGCCGGCAGGTGACAGAGAGCGTCTGCCAGCCGAGACGCTCTCGCCGCTGGCGACGCGGGTCGATGAGCTGCTTGCGCTGTATCGATATGAACTCACCCCCGCTATCGATGCGATTAATGCGGCCGTTGCTGGCTACGGTGGCCTGTTCGACCCGGAGACCACGGCTGATGAAATACGGACCGCAATCGAGGAAGTCCTCGAATCCAGCCCGCCACCGAGACAGCAGGCTGCGGCTGCTGTCGCCGCGTCACAGGTCGTCCTCTATGTGGACGGCAGCGCGCACAGTAACGGACCGGCTGGAGCCGGTGCTGTGATTCAGGCCGACGGGACACCGATTGCCCGGCTCGGACGGCCAGTCGGCTCCCGGACGAACAACAATGTCGCCGAATACGCTGCCCTCCACCTTGGACTACAGGCGCTAGCGGCACGATGTGACCCGGAATCAGTTGAGATACGCATCGATTCAATGACTGTCATCAACCACATCTGGGGCGACAGCGAGAGCACTGTGAAGGCGACTCCGTACAGCACCGCAATCACTGACCATCTGTCGGCACTGACGGCTCATGAGTGGACGCATCTGGCCGACAGTGATCCGAATCCGGCTGATGCACAGGCGACGGTCGGGGCTGATATCGCAGCCCTCGGTCCTGGGTGA
- a CDS encoding NAD(P)/FAD-dependent oxidoreductase, whose product MYTDGQFDYDVAVVGGGPAGLTSALYTSRLGMDTVVINRGGGRAAMMTDTHNVIGVTEDVSGNEFLETAREQVQDYGGTYERGFVESVDPLADEDEDGFTVTTSDGELAVKRVVLATGFADERPDPPLPRTGKGLHWCLHCDAFMFVGEPVFVMGTGEAAAHVAMIMLNYTDDVDILTRGETPEWSDETQTMLDNHPVEIVETELSGKQTDDDGWLSAYEFEDGSVREYKGGFPMLGSDYHAELADELGLNRNDDGTVAVDDHGETSVSGVYAVGDLTPGHNQIPIAMGEGADAGIAIHKDLRKYPRSVDDIESEGAVEDAEVPAVSEELFATALAHEGHAAGPRSEEAPEARADDD is encoded by the coding sequence ATGTATACCGATGGGCAGTTCGACTATGATGTGGCCGTGGTCGGCGGTGGGCCGGCCGGACTGACGAGCGCACTGTACACCTCCCGACTGGGGATGGACACGGTTGTTATCAACCGCGGTGGGGGCCGCGCTGCGATGATGACCGACACTCACAACGTCATCGGCGTCACCGAGGACGTTTCGGGGAACGAATTTCTAGAGACGGCACGCGAACAGGTGCAGGACTACGGCGGAACCTATGAGCGGGGCTTCGTTGAGTCAGTGGACCCACTTGCCGACGAGGATGAGGATGGCTTCACCGTGACGACGAGCGACGGCGAGCTGGCAGTTAAGCGAGTTGTGCTGGCGACCGGGTTCGCCGACGAGCGTCCGGACCCGCCGCTGCCACGGACCGGCAAGGGGCTGCACTGGTGTCTCCACTGTGACGCGTTCATGTTTGTCGGCGAACCGGTCTTCGTCATGGGGACCGGCGAAGCCGCGGCCCACGTCGCGATGATTATGCTAAACTACACCGACGACGTTGACATCCTGACTCGCGGCGAAACGCCGGAGTGGAGCGACGAGACGCAGACGATGCTTGACAATCACCCGGTCGAGATCGTCGAGACGGAGCTCTCCGGGAAGCAGACTGACGACGACGGCTGGCTATCCGCCTACGAATTCGAGGACGGAAGCGTTCGGGAGTACAAGGGTGGCTTCCCGATGCTGGGGTCGGACTACCACGCGGAACTGGCCGATGAACTGGGGCTCAATAGAAACGACGACGGGACAGTGGCTGTCGACGACCACGGCGAGACCAGTGTCTCCGGCGTCTACGCCGTCGGCGACCTGACGCCGGGCCACAACCAGATCCCGATCGCCATGGGCGAAGGTGCAGACGCGGGTATTGCGATCCACAAAGACCTCAGGAAGTACCCGCGTTCAGTCGACGACATCGAGTCCGAGGGAGCGGTCGAAGATGCGGAGGTGCCCGCTGTCTCCGAAGAACTGTTCGCCACGGCGCTGGCGCATGAGGGACACGCTGCTGGGCCACGCTCGGAAGAAGCGCCAGAGGCCCGCGCTGACGACGACTGA
- a CDS encoding transcriptional regulator: protein MVKSTVRFPEAVMDCVEEMVEEGVFSNKSEFQRFAVEYVLSEIEDYEPEMVDFDELQKEVFQHQPVSSRGEMSPEINENFYENAARVRQFAIRGDIETAEEYIDTAYPVTDPRCLLLDDLLEPYRQRETDDE from the coding sequence GTGGTCAAGTCAACGGTTCGGTTCCCTGAAGCGGTGATGGACTGCGTTGAGGAGATGGTAGAAGAGGGTGTCTTCTCGAACAAGTCCGAGTTTCAGCGGTTCGCCGTTGAGTACGTCCTTTCGGAAATCGAGGACTACGAACCCGAGATGGTTGATTTCGACGAACTACAGAAAGAAGTCTTTCAACACCAGCCGGTTTCCAGCCGGGGCGAAATGTCACCAGAGATCAACGAGAACTTCTACGAGAACGCCGCGCGCGTCCGACAGTTCGCTATTCGCGGTGACATCGAGACGGCAGAGGAGTACATCGACACCGCGTACCCCGTTACTGACCCTCGCTGTTTGCTCCTCGATGACTTGCTTGAACCCTATCGACAGCGCGAAACCGACGACGAGTAA
- a CDS encoding sulfatase — protein sequence MGRPNVLLVVLDCVRAANTSLLGHRRKTTPFLEEFGREATVYTQARTTASWSLPAHTSLFTGVPSEGHKLQITERLQPGQTIFDFLDGEGYETGVFTENPYLTVHPSGLSDSFETVVTERPDSTDVDDPSETRNGVDGFWYADRLTEWIDEQVESWAACLNLMDAHMPYVTRDAYDEWGADFYWAMHDELPIKWEWSVYGEQLPAGVGQLLEPLYDGAIRQTDAILEQVVGALEARGVLDDTLVVITSDHGDGFGEPPQAATEPPAVMHGMGTQEELFHVPLVVHGPGQTEGQRIESLATLAQFPDAVLAAFDGEADDSGWFAAPDGQTTAYQAPPTGQTAEYAEQYTDEPDRFRQSASLVYRDGPGDTVYKRAAWGDDEYEAVVRGRRSESIDGTPIDRPPSDVVADSAERSETLDITELATGEDEMAEYDIDGFDDIDLQSRLERLGYL from the coding sequence ATGGGTCGGCCAAACGTGTTACTCGTCGTTCTTGACTGCGTACGCGCGGCGAACACCTCGCTGTTAGGTCATCGGCGCAAGACCACACCCTTCCTCGAAGAATTCGGTCGTGAGGCGACGGTGTACACGCAGGCACGGACGACCGCGAGCTGGTCGCTGCCGGCCCATACGAGTCTGTTCACCGGTGTTCCCTCAGAGGGCCATAAACTCCAGATAACTGAACGGCTGCAACCCGGCCAGACCATCTTTGATTTCCTCGATGGGGAGGGCTACGAGACCGGCGTGTTCACCGAGAACCCGTATCTCACGGTTCACCCGTCCGGACTCAGTGACAGCTTCGAGACCGTCGTTACGGAACGGCCCGATTCGACAGACGTTGACGACCCGTCCGAGACCCGCAACGGTGTCGACGGCTTCTGGTACGCTGATAGGCTGACTGAGTGGATCGACGAACAAGTGGAGTCCTGGGCTGCGTGCCTGAATCTGATGGACGCGCATATGCCGTACGTGACGCGGGACGCCTACGATGAGTGGGGGGCAGACTTTTACTGGGCCATGCACGACGAACTCCCGATCAAGTGGGAGTGGAGCGTCTATGGGGAGCAACTCCCGGCGGGCGTCGGACAACTGCTCGAACCGCTGTACGACGGAGCGATTCGACAGACTGACGCCATTCTAGAGCAGGTCGTCGGTGCTCTGGAGGCACGCGGTGTGTTAGACGACACGCTCGTGGTCATCACGTCGGACCACGGTGATGGGTTCGGAGAGCCGCCACAGGCCGCCACAGAGCCACCGGCCGTCATGCACGGGATGGGCACACAGGAGGAACTGTTTCACGTCCCACTGGTCGTCCACGGACCGGGGCAGACCGAGGGACAGCGAATCGAGTCCCTGGCGACGTTAGCACAGTTTCCCGACGCTGTGCTGGCTGCCTTCGACGGCGAAGCAGACGATTCCGGGTGGTTCGCCGCACCCGATGGACAAACGACTGCATACCAAGCACCACCGACCGGCCAGACGGCGGAGTACGCCGAGCAGTACACTGACGAACCCGACCGGTTCCGGCAGTCTGCGTCACTCGTCTATCGTGATGGGCCCGGCGACACCGTATACAAGCGCGCAGCGTGGGGGGATGATGAGTACGAAGCGGTCGTGCGGGGCCGGCGGTCTGAGTCCATCGACGGCACACCTATCGACCGCCCACCGTCCGACGTTGTCGCTGACTCCGCAGAGCGGAGTGAGACACTCGACATCACCGAACTCGCTACCGGAGAAGATGAAATGGCAGAGTACGACATCGATGGCTTTGACGACATAGATCTCCAGTCGCGGCTGGAGCGGCTCGGTTATCTTTGA
- a CDS encoding universal stress protein yields the protein MYSDILVPTDGSASMEQVLEHTIDIADGRDVTVHALYVIDDRAFLSMDDEMQDEVLENLRAEGEEATSAVRDTLEQEGIEVSTATQRGKPADNIVSYVEDADIDLITMGTQADKYEQNMLGSTAQKVVTKSSVPVLTVDVSEIE from the coding sequence ATGTATAGCGATATTCTCGTTCCAACGGATGGGAGTGCGTCAATGGAGCAGGTACTGGAACACACAATCGATATTGCCGACGGGCGGGATGTTACCGTCCACGCGCTGTATGTCATCGACGACCGGGCGTTCCTGTCGATGGATGACGAGATGCAGGACGAAGTGCTTGAGAACCTGCGAGCAGAGGGCGAAGAAGCCACGTCGGCAGTCCGGGACACACTGGAACAGGAAGGAATCGAAGTCTCGACAGCGACCCAGCGGGGCAAGCCGGCAGACAACATTGTGTCGTACGTTGAAGACGCCGATATTGATCTGATTACGATGGGAACGCAGGCAGACAAATATGAGCAGAATATGCTCGGGAGCACGGCACAGAAGGTCGTCACGAAGTCGTCCGTTCCGGTCCTCACCGTTGACGTTTCCGAGATAGAGTAA
- a CDS encoding heavy-metal-associated domain-containing protein — MSTTLTVEGMSCGHCEQTVEEAIEALTGVQGAEADKDAEQVSVDGNVSTEQLIAAVEDAGYDAEA; from the coding sequence ATGTCTACGACGTTGACCGTCGAAGGGATGAGTTGCGGCCACTGTGAGCAGACCGTCGAAGAGGCCATCGAAGCGCTCACCGGAGTGCAAGGCGCTGAGGCCGACAAAGACGCCGAGCAGGTGTCTGTCGACGGCAATGTGAGCACAGAACAGCTCATCGCCGCTGTGGAGGATGCGGGGTATGACGCGGAGGCCTGA
- a CDS encoding MTH865 family protein, with translation MATDTAEQLRAELESVFTNADYPVEEPMELVPALPDGPGTTFEAGDIRVGVMDFGAEYADYQEYPYETAEALIDDLMTGFREEGLFD, from the coding sequence ATGGCAACAGATACTGCTGAGCAACTCAGGGCGGAGTTAGAGTCGGTGTTCACGAACGCGGATTACCCCGTCGAAGAACCGATGGAACTGGTGCCAGCCCTGCCGGACGGTCCAGGTACGACATTCGAGGCGGGTGATATACGCGTCGGGGTGATGGATTTCGGTGCAGAATACGCCGACTATCAAGAGTACCCGTACGAGACGGCGGAGGCCCTCATTGACGACCTGATGACTGGGTTTCGGGAAGAAGGACTGTTTGACTGA
- a CDS encoding PQQ-binding-like beta-propeller repeat protein, producing the protein MVATGTVASVAGCSSTCPDDGAPDPSHTVEPGFDNPGFKTVPDGSWPSPRFDAANTSYAPVQMKTTTPSVRWHADISTTSGDSEITGASAVVVADGTVVLTTATGVVALSLRDGTEQWRRDLTPVAVPSVVDIVDEPAPPVIANSRVFLATADGIAAFEVADGTVAWRNTDTAGAGVPAVTDDALFVPTTDGVARFATDDGRRQWTATANGTRLAMVDDTVVVAGEEIVAVDAATGAVQWRRSDRPGGYPVLSDGTVYVSNTYGDLLGRSLTDGTEQWRLDNRRSLEFPVVTPESVYAIERPGEAASATFAFDRVDNGPPEPRWCSEINLGGAVTAAADDAVFTFQPDDGLTAFTTRFGEAVWQYPAEYQAVSLAVLDGGIVGVSPDGTVVALGGE; encoded by the coding sequence ATGGTCGCCACCGGAACAGTCGCCAGCGTCGCTGGCTGTTCGTCGACGTGTCCCGACGACGGCGCACCAGACCCATCTCATACAGTCGAACCGGGTTTCGACAACCCCGGCTTCAAAACGGTACCCGACGGCTCGTGGCCCTCGCCGCGGTTCGACGCAGCAAACACGAGCTATGCGCCAGTGCAGATGAAGACGACGACACCATCGGTCAGATGGCACGCAGATATTTCAACAACGTCTGGTGACAGTGAAATCACCGGTGCAAGCGCGGTGGTCGTCGCCGACGGAACTGTCGTGCTAACGACGGCGACCGGTGTCGTCGCCCTATCGCTCCGTGACGGCACAGAACAATGGCGGCGTGATCTCACACCGGTGGCAGTCCCGTCAGTGGTCGACATCGTAGACGAACCAGCGCCACCGGTGATAGCTAACAGTCGCGTCTTCCTCGCGACGGCAGACGGTATCGCTGCATTCGAGGTTGCGGACGGAACAGTTGCGTGGCGAAACACCGACACGGCCGGGGCAGGCGTTCCAGCGGTGACTGACGACGCCCTGTTCGTCCCCACGACTGACGGGGTAGCGAGATTTGCGACCGACGACGGACGCCGGCAGTGGACGGCGACCGCCAACGGGACGAGGCTGGCCATGGTGGACGACACCGTCGTTGTCGCCGGTGAGGAGATAGTGGCGGTAGACGCCGCAACCGGGGCGGTCCAGTGGAGACGCTCGGACCGGCCCGGTGGATATCCTGTCCTGTCCGATGGGACGGTCTATGTGAGCAACACGTACGGCGATCTGCTCGGCCGGTCACTCACAGACGGGACCGAGCAGTGGCGTCTCGACAACAGGCGGTCGCTTGAGTTCCCGGTCGTGACGCCCGAGAGTGTGTATGCAATCGAGCGGCCCGGTGAGGCCGCCAGTGCGACGTTCGCCTTCGACCGCGTCGATAACGGTCCACCGGAGCCACGGTGGTGTTCGGAAATCAATCTCGGTGGCGCCGTGACTGCCGCGGCTGATGACGCTGTGTTTACCTTCCAGCCTGATGATGGCCTCACCGCGTTCACAACGCGTTTTGGCGAGGCAGTATGGCAGTATCCAGCCGAGTATCAGGCTGTCTCACTGGCAGTACTCGATGGCGGAATCGTGGGTGTCTCTCCAGATGGAACTGTTGTGGCTCTTGGAGGTGAGTGA
- a CDS encoding DUF6498-containing protein, with protein sequence MPFTRRVLCTEDSRRTELLGTIASNSLPIVGVAFLDWNAAALLFLYWFELGVDSVWALVRAVFAGRPPEIETGTLLIGSLATRQCSLSVPRTGLRVYLTTLLVLPITILILAVVWLFTGALLVGPLPEPTTETVTGVLLATVGIFVLTGVTTVRNYFYNGEYRKHNSTTAFRGLLPRICTVFFGGILTLTLLTAATEGPEAELGSLDPTVVGLPLLLMVVCLKFTSDLLGVYSDRLAVYFKSYDQEYGWQTAPPKARSIDGMLADAPERVCPVRWGRVIGGLLRLPYHPGSALIGGLGLLVAALFAIGGAWDIVAVIVVASVSIPVLLLCLDQLLRYGTVEYRIDSDAGALVAYDRLFGTALWRIESWEESSLRVEKTPLDSLLGTETVTIEHADGEYILPHLPETTAVVAVFDRQPERSEQIFPGRAGLLG encoded by the coding sequence ATGCCCTTCACCAGACGGGTTCTCTGTACAGAGGATAGCCGTCGGACAGAACTACTTGGTACTATTGCCTCGAATTCGCTCCCGATTGTTGGTGTTGCGTTTCTCGACTGGAATGCGGCCGCACTGCTGTTTCTCTACTGGTTTGAGCTCGGTGTCGACTCGGTCTGGGCACTTGTCCGAGCAGTGTTTGCCGGTCGCCCACCGGAGATTGAGACTGGCACCTTACTTATCGGGTCACTGGCGACACGACAGTGCTCCCTCTCCGTCCCGAGAACCGGTCTGCGAGTCTATCTCACGACGCTGCTCGTGCTCCCAATTACCATTCTCATCCTGGCGGTCGTCTGGTTGTTTACTGGAGCCCTACTCGTCGGGCCACTGCCGGAACCCACTACAGAAACGGTAACTGGCGTGCTGCTTGCAACTGTTGGGATCTTCGTTCTGACGGGCGTCACAACGGTACGCAATTACTTCTACAACGGAGAATATCGGAAACATAACTCGACGACGGCGTTTCGCGGACTGTTACCTCGGATATGTACTGTCTTTTTCGGCGGCATACTCACTCTGACACTGCTAACAGCAGCTACGGAAGGGCCTGAAGCGGAACTCGGCAGTCTTGATCCGACTGTCGTCGGACTCCCACTGTTACTCATGGTCGTCTGCCTCAAATTCACCTCTGATCTCCTGGGCGTCTATAGCGACCGTCTTGCTGTCTATTTCAAGTCATACGATCAGGAATACGGCTGGCAAACGGCCCCGCCGAAGGCACGATCTATCGACGGGATGCTCGCTGATGCACCGGAGCGCGTTTGCCCGGTTCGCTGGGGACGGGTCATCGGCGGCCTCCTCCGACTCCCATATCACCCGGGAAGTGCACTTATCGGCGGCTTGGGGCTGCTCGTTGCGGCCCTGTTTGCAATTGGGGGTGCGTGGGACATCGTTGCCGTCATTGTTGTCGCAAGCGTTAGCATCCCGGTTCTCCTGCTGTGTCTCGATCAGCTATTGCGATACGGGACGGTCGAATACCGAATTGACTCTGACGCTGGTGCGCTCGTCGCATATGACCGTCTGTTTGGCACGGCACTCTGGCGGATCGAGTCGTGGGAGGAAAGCAGCCTCCGCGTTGAGAAGACGCCTCTTGATTCGCTGCTGGGAACAGAGACGGTTACTATCGAACACGCTGACGGCGAGTATATACTGCCACATCTGCCTGAGACCACCGCAGTCGTGGCGGTGTTTGACCGACAACCTGAGCGTTCAGAACAGATATTCCCCGGTCGGGCTGGTCTACTCGGCTGA
- a CDS encoding DCC1-like thiol-disulfide oxidoreductase family protein, whose amino-acid sequence MARFSSVLIYDGECPYCSVAAKALEQVDDIGAISWYDESAQSFLTAQFDEPPFAMVLVDRPAKQVYAGRAAAEELAGRAGLPDLVGSLVRENYEKIAHVVGLASGRGREPDDVHERYVLADDAKDRFGTLARNAVDRDIRADA is encoded by the coding sequence ATGGCCCGTTTTAGCTCGGTTCTCATCTACGACGGCGAATGCCCGTACTGCTCGGTGGCTGCGAAAGCTCTGGAGCAGGTCGACGATATCGGCGCGATCTCGTGGTATGATGAGTCAGCTCAGTCGTTTCTGACGGCCCAGTTCGACGAGCCACCGTTTGCGATGGTGCTGGTCGATCGGCCGGCAAAGCAGGTGTACGCGGGGCGGGCAGCCGCCGAAGAACTCGCCGGCCGCGCCGGCCTCCCTGATCTCGTCGGTTCGCTCGTCAGAGAGAACTACGAGAAGATCGCGCATGTCGTTGGTCTGGCGAGTGGGCGCGGCAGAGAACCGGATGATGTCCACGAGCGCTACGTACTAGCAGACGACGCGAAAGACCGCTTCGGTACGCTTGCGAGGAACGCTGTTGATCGGGATATTCGCGCCGACGCATAG